The proteins below are encoded in one region of Sphingobium yanoikuyae:
- the mraY gene encoding phospho-N-acetylmuramoyl-pentapeptide-transferase: protein MLYWLAQTLDFAGAFNLIRYLSFRAGAAIATALIIGLVIGPKFIGWLRVRQGKGQPIRSDGPQSHLAKRGTPTMGGLMILTSMVVSVLLWMDLSSTYVWACLFVTLGFGAIGFLDDYDKVTKASHKGLSAKMRLAFEFLIAGFAAWMIVNQHGNTALYVPFYNGPAIELGPFYFLFAAFVIVAFGNAVNLTDGLDGLATMPVIIACMAFMAIVYLVGRADFATYLGIPHVPGAGNLTILCGAIIGAGLAFLWFNAPPAAVFMGDTGSLALGGTIGVIAVTAHHEIVLGVVGGLFVVEALSVIIQVFFYKRTGKRVFKMAPIHHHFEQLGWAEPTVVIRFWIISFVLALAGLATLKLR from the coding sequence ATGCTCTACTGGCTTGCCCAGACCCTGGATTTTGCGGGGGCCTTCAACCTCATCCGCTACCTGTCCTTCCGGGCGGGCGCGGCGATTGCGACCGCGCTGATCATCGGCCTCGTCATCGGCCCCAAGTTCATCGGCTGGCTGCGCGTGCGCCAGGGCAAGGGGCAGCCGATCCGCAGCGACGGGCCGCAGAGCCATCTGGCCAAGCGCGGCACGCCGACCATGGGCGGCCTGATGATCCTGACCTCCATGGTCGTATCGGTGCTGCTGTGGATGGACCTGTCCTCCACCTATGTCTGGGCCTGCCTGTTCGTGACCCTGGGTTTCGGCGCGATCGGCTTCCTCGACGATTATGACAAGGTGACCAAGGCCAGCCACAAGGGGCTGTCGGCCAAGATGCGCCTGGCCTTCGAGTTCCTGATCGCCGGTTTCGCCGCCTGGATGATCGTCAATCAGCATGGCAACACCGCGCTCTATGTGCCCTTCTACAATGGGCCTGCGATCGAGCTTGGGCCTTTCTATTTCCTGTTCGCCGCCTTCGTCATCGTTGCCTTCGGCAATGCGGTGAACCTGACCGACGGGCTCGATGGCCTCGCCACCATGCCGGTCATCATCGCCTGCATGGCGTTCATGGCGATCGTCTATCTGGTCGGCCGCGCGGACTTCGCCACCTATCTGGGCATCCCGCATGTGCCGGGCGCGGGCAACCTCACCATATTGTGCGGGGCGATCATCGGCGCGGGGCTGGCGTTCCTCTGGTTCAATGCGCCGCCGGCCGCCGTCTTCATGGGCGATACCGGCAGTCTGGCGCTGGGTGGCACGATTGGCGTGATTGCGGTCACCGCCCATCATGAAATCGTTCTGGGCGTCGTCGGCGGCCTGTTCGTGGTCGAGGCACTGTCGGTCATCATCCAGGTCTTCTTCTACAAGCGGACCGGCAAGCGCGTGTTCAAGATGGCGCCGATCCACCATCATTTCGAACAGCTTGGCTGGGCCGAGCCGACCGTGGTGATCCGCTTCTGGATCATCTCCTTCGTGCTGGCACTCGCCGGCCTCGCCACGCTGAAGCTGAGGTAA
- the murD gene encoding UDP-N-acetylmuramoyl-L-alanine--D-glutamate ligase, with the protein MIVSDVFRGKRYAVLGLARSGIATVACLIESGARVTAWDSNPASIEAVRGSFNRATDESIDRIAFPATGATLEFGDPMEIDLAGFDGIVVSPGVPLNKHPIAMRAKIAGVPIIGDIELFALARPTLPPHKVVGITGTNGKSTTTALIHHIIEQAGFPARMGGNIGLPILGQEPLEPNLHGVGVYVLELSSYQIDLTHSLDCDVAVLLNITPDHLDRYNGFAGYVASKARLFAMQSADHVAVIATEDEPSRGIAASAPAQLREVKAADIDPEAQLGWPSLQGPHNAQNAAVAIAVGRALDIDDATIMAALASYASLPHRMQAVGTHNGVLYVNDSKATNAASTAPALGAWPARDGKPRIHWILGGVAKSDNLDECAPYYGNIAHAYTIGEAGHMFADLLRPHMAVDDSEMLSAAVRRAARIAQPGDVVLLSPACASFDQFRDFEARGDAFAAAVNALE; encoded by the coding sequence ATGATCGTTTCAGACGTCTTTCGCGGGAAACGCTATGCCGTGCTGGGGTTGGCGCGGTCGGGTATTGCCACCGTCGCATGTCTCATCGAAAGCGGCGCGCGGGTCACTGCTTGGGATTCCAATCCAGCTAGCATTGAGGCAGTTCGCGGGAGCTTCAACCGCGCTACAGATGAGTCAATCGACCGCATCGCGTTTCCGGCAACTGGTGCGACGCTGGAATTCGGCGACCCGATGGAGATCGACCTGGCCGGTTTCGACGGCATCGTCGTGTCGCCGGGCGTGCCGCTCAACAAGCATCCGATCGCGATGCGTGCGAAGATCGCCGGCGTGCCGATCATCGGCGACATCGAACTGTTCGCGCTCGCCCGGCCGACGCTGCCGCCGCACAAGGTCGTCGGCATCACCGGCACCAACGGCAAGTCGACCACCACGGCGCTGATCCATCACATCATCGAGCAGGCGGGCTTCCCGGCGCGGATGGGCGGCAATATCGGCCTGCCGATCCTGGGGCAGGAGCCGCTGGAGCCGAACCTGCACGGCGTGGGCGTCTATGTGCTGGAACTGTCCAGCTACCAGATCGACCTCACCCACAGCCTCGACTGCGATGTCGCTGTGCTGCTCAACATCACGCCCGACCATCTTGATCGCTACAACGGCTTTGCCGGCTATGTCGCGTCGAAGGCGCGGCTGTTCGCCATGCAGTCGGCCGACCATGTCGCGGTCATCGCGACCGAGGATGAGCCGAGCCGTGGCATCGCCGCATCGGCCCCGGCGCAACTGCGCGAAGTGAAGGCCGCCGATATCGATCCGGAGGCTCAGCTTGGCTGGCCGTCGCTGCAGGGGCCGCACAATGCCCAGAATGCCGCGGTCGCGATCGCGGTCGGCCGGGCATTGGACATCGACGACGCGACCATCATGGCCGCGCTCGCCAGCTATGCCAGCCTGCCGCACCGGATGCAGGCGGTGGGCACACATAATGGCGTGCTCTATGTCAATGACAGCAAGGCGACCAATGCCGCCTCGACCGCGCCGGCACTGGGCGCCTGGCCGGCCAGGGATGGCAAGCCGCGCATCCACTGGATTTTGGGCGGCGTCGCCAAGTCCGACAATCTGGACGAATGCGCGCCCTATTATGGCAATATCGCCCATGCCTACACCATCGGTGAGGCGGGCCACATGTTTGCCGACCTGTTGCGGCCGCACATGGCGGTCGATGACAGCGAGATGCTGAGCGCCGCCGTCCGTCGCGCCGCGCGCATCGCCCAGCCGGGCGATGTCGTGCTGCTGTCGCCGGCCTGCGCCAGTTTCGACCAGTTCCGGGATTTCGAGGCGCGCGGCGATGCCTTTGCCGCGGCCGTGAACGCGCTGGAATAG
- a CDS encoding FtsW/RodA/SpoVE family cell cycle protein: MFRAGELVKGFKTRTVPRERTALAIWFWEIDRVLLSLIVALMAIGLVAVAAASPVAAIDRSTAQVAVNPLIYFYRQLMWVFIGLPIMLVISMLPRPQARRLAIFLAVFFFLMLLFVPLLGSTVNGAKRWIDLPGFRFQPSEFLKPVYVVTLAWLLSLRAKDQSLPVMPLTGAMTLLIAAILMKQPDFGQTVIFLACWGVLLMLSGLEMRWIAMLGGLALAGLVAVYMFYENGRQRINDFLGIGVQMDTGPDQTDLAFRTITHGGFTGVGPGGGQNKFRLPEAHTDYIFSVIGEEFGLLACIAIACVYLAIVVRVLLRLLDEEDNFTILAAAGLTTQFGLQAIINMGVNAQIFPSKGMTLPFISYGGSSMLALCIGVGLLLAFTRRNPFMGRHTVVKWSGR, from the coding sequence ATGTTCAGGGCGGGCGAACTGGTGAAGGGCTTCAAGACCCGCACCGTGCCGCGCGAGCGTACCGCGCTGGCCATCTGGTTCTGGGAAATCGACCGGGTGCTGCTGTCGCTGATCGTCGCGCTGATGGCGATCGGGCTGGTCGCCGTGGCCGCCGCATCGCCGGTGGCCGCGATCGACCGTTCGACCGCGCAGGTGGCGGTCAATCCGTTGATCTATTTCTATCGCCAGCTGATGTGGGTGTTCATCGGCCTGCCGATCATGCTGGTCATCTCCATGCTGCCCCGGCCACAGGCGCGGCGACTGGCGATCTTCCTGGCCGTCTTCTTCTTCCTGATGTTGCTGTTCGTGCCGTTGCTGGGTTCCACCGTGAACGGCGCCAAGCGCTGGATCGACCTGCCGGGCTTCCGCTTTCAGCCCTCGGAATTTCTGAAGCCCGTCTATGTCGTGACGCTGGCCTGGCTGCTGTCGCTGCGCGCCAAGGATCAGAGCCTGCCGGTGATGCCGCTCACCGGCGCCATGACGCTGCTGATCGCCGCGATCCTGATGAAGCAGCCGGACTTTGGCCAGACGGTCATCTTCCTGGCCTGCTGGGGCGTGCTGCTGATGCTCTCGGGCCTCGAAATGCGCTGGATCGCCATGCTGGGCGGGCTGGCGCTGGCGGGGCTGGTCGCGGTCTACATGTTCTATGAAAATGGCCGCCAGCGCATCAACGACTTCCTGGGCATCGGTGTCCAGATGGATACCGGCCCGGACCAGACGGACCTGGCCTTCCGCACCATCACCCATGGCGGCTTCACCGGCGTCGGGCCGGGCGGCGGCCAGAACAAGTTCCGCCTGCCCGAAGCCCATACCGACTATATCTTCTCGGTGATCGGCGAGGAGTTCGGCCTGCTCGCCTGCATCGCCATCGCCTGCGTCTATCTGGCGATCGTCGTGCGCGTGCTGCTGCGCCTGCTGGACGAGGAGGATAATTTTACCATCCTCGCCGCCGCCGGCCTCACCACCCAGTTCGGGCTGCAGGCGATCATCAATATGGGCGTCAATGCGCAGATTTTTCCGTCAAAGGGCATGACGCTGCCCTTTATCAGCTACGGTGGCTCCTCTATGCTCGCGCTTTGTATCGGCGTCGGCCTGCTGCTCGCATTCACGCGGCGCAACCCCTTCATGGGTCGGCACACGGTCGTCAAATGGAGTGGTCGATGA